In one Solanum lycopersicum chromosome 11, SLM_r2.1 genomic region, the following are encoded:
- the LOC138339379 gene encoding uncharacterized protein produces MLAQSMNNKNNRVHDHVNEYGRSVVARVCEYVRINPPKFLGSQTNEDPQNLLDEVKKIFEGQHMFLDPSPSSASVPSSKNRYEQKGRASSSKSQGSVSSTKTYPTCPKCGKNHPGECLSGKEGCFGCSQSGHRLRDCPSRQGQKGGNGKSQSTTSATLASRPTQQGNSSSTGGSQHQNRCMLFRLARIKKGNRLWTLPISIPPYGMDPAELKKMKELLKYLLDKGFTRSSISPWGAPVLFVKNKNGSLRMHIGYRQLNKVTIKNKYHIPRIDYLFDLLQGASHFSNIDL; encoded by the exons atgttggctcagagtatgaATAACAAGAACAATCGAGTTCATGATCATGTGAATGAATATGGTAGATCAGTGGTAGCAAGGGTTTGTGAATATGTTAGGATAAATCCTCCTAAGTTCTTAGGATCACAGactaatgaggatcctcagAATTTATTGGATGAGGTGAAGAAAATCTTTGAG GGTCAGCATATGTTTTTGGATCCATCCCCTTcatcagctagtgttccatcctctaAAAACAGGTATGAACAGAAAGGTAGAGCATCAAGCTCTAAATCTCAGGGAAGTGTTTCAAGtaccaagacttaccccacttgccctaagtgtggtaagaaccatccggGCGAGTGTCTTTCAGGAAAAGAGGGATGTTTTGGGTGCAGTCAGTCTGGTCacaggttgagggattgtccttctagacaaGGTCAAAAAGGTGGAAATGGTAAATCTCAGTCTACAACTTCAGCAACACTAGCAAGTCGTCCAACTCAGCAGGGTAACTCATCTAGTACAGGTGGCAGTCAGCACCAGAATAGGTGTATGCTCTTCAGGCTTGCTAGGATCAAgaag ggaaatcgactttggaccctgcctatttctattcctccttatggAATGGATCCAGCAGAGcttaagaaaatgaaagagcTGTTGAAataccttctagataagggcttcactagatctagtatttcaccatggggtgcaccagtgttgttcgtaaagaatAAAAATGGTTCCCTCAGAATGCACATTggctatagacagttgaacaaggtcacaatcaagaacaagtatcacaTCCCCAGGATTGATTACTTGTTTGACTTacttcagggtgctagccatttctcaaaTATAGACCTCTGA